The Streptomyces sp. NBC_01142 genome has a window encoding:
- a CDS encoding copper resistance protein CopC codes for MAADRRGRTRRDRIVALLLGLALLTAGLLVVVGSASPAKAHGLLESSSPATGAVETMAPATVSLLFNEGVELRRDAVLVLDPRGEPVHRGKAEFARGSDRRVEIPLKSGLMEGTYTVAWRVVSADSHAISGAYTFSVGKRSPTAVDASALRVRGDPVVRWVYDTLRGVAFAAFALLTGAGAFLLLCRPEGGSRTWARRLAIGGWSGVLLSAMGLVALYGPYGEGLELTSVWERDVLSRTLDSKLGRALSLRVLLLAPAAAFLMTRLRPGGPPGRWIRAGGALLVLGLAATWSVTGHAGAGREEALFDVPVAVPMDSAHLVAIAFWLGGLACLLPALRACTAATAERFSRLAQWCVAVMVLTGLYASWRQLGRWSDLTGTAYGRLLLIKASLVAVVLAVAFFSRRAARRMRATADALDAPRSARDPEPARDPEPAGGPDAPGVTRVRKGLRRSVLTEVVVSVAVVAVTAALTGTAPAREEARSRQAGPQDTAMGHPARTVSRVRLPFDTGGPGGRGEVSVGLSPGVAGRNEVGLLVFGTDGQLKDVAEATVRFALPERGIGRLDVPLVHQGTGRYTGQQAQLSVAGRWQVTVTVRTSDIDQREVTGQITVRPAGN; via the coding sequence GTGGCTGCTGACCGTCGCGGCCGGACGCGCCGTGACCGCATCGTCGCGCTGCTCCTCGGGCTCGCCCTGCTGACCGCCGGCCTGCTCGTGGTGGTGGGCAGCGCGTCGCCGGCCAAGGCACACGGACTGCTGGAGTCCTCCTCCCCGGCGACCGGCGCGGTCGAAACAATGGCACCGGCAACCGTGTCGCTGCTCTTCAACGAGGGAGTGGAGCTGCGCCGCGACGCGGTGCTGGTCCTCGACCCCCGGGGCGAACCGGTGCACAGGGGCAAGGCCGAGTTCGCCCGCGGCAGCGACAGACGGGTGGAGATCCCGCTGAAGAGCGGCCTCATGGAGGGCACGTACACGGTTGCCTGGCGGGTGGTCTCGGCCGACTCGCACGCCATCAGCGGTGCCTACACCTTCTCCGTCGGAAAACGGTCACCGACCGCGGTCGACGCCTCGGCGCTGCGGGTGCGCGGGGATCCGGTGGTGCGCTGGGTGTACGACACTCTGCGCGGGGTCGCGTTCGCCGCGTTCGCGCTGCTGACCGGCGCGGGCGCCTTCCTGCTGCTGTGCCGCCCCGAGGGCGGCAGCCGCACCTGGGCGCGCCGGCTGGCGATCGGCGGCTGGAGCGGTGTGCTGCTCTCCGCGATGGGGCTGGTCGCACTGTACGGCCCGTACGGAGAGGGGCTCGAGCTCACATCGGTCTGGGAGCGCGACGTGCTGAGCCGCACCCTCGATTCGAAACTGGGGCGGGCCCTGTCCCTGCGCGTCCTGCTGCTGGCGCCCGCCGCGGCGTTCCTCATGACGCGGCTTCGCCCGGGCGGGCCGCCGGGCCGCTGGATCCGGGCGGGCGGGGCGCTGCTCGTGCTCGGCCTGGCCGCCACCTGGTCGGTGACCGGGCACGCGGGTGCCGGCCGTGAGGAGGCACTGTTCGACGTCCCGGTCGCCGTGCCCATGGACAGCGCGCATCTGGTGGCGATCGCCTTCTGGCTGGGCGGGCTGGCCTGTCTGCTGCCCGCGCTGCGCGCGTGCACGGCCGCAACGGCGGAGCGTTTCTCCCGGCTGGCTCAGTGGTGCGTGGCGGTGATGGTGCTGACCGGTCTGTACGCCTCGTGGCGGCAGCTGGGCAGATGGTCGGACCTGACCGGCACGGCCTACGGCCGACTGCTGCTGATCAAGGCGAGTCTGGTCGCGGTGGTCCTCGCGGTGGCGTTCTTCTCGCGGCGCGCGGCGCGGCGGATGCGGGCCACGGCGGACGCACTTGACGCACCCCGATCGGCCCGGGACCCTGAACCTGCCCGAGACCCCGAACCTGCCGGAGGACCCGACGCACCCGGTGTCACCCGGGTACGGAAGGGACTGCGGCGCTCCGTACTGACGGAGGTCGTCGTATCCGTCGCCGTGGTGGCGGTGACCGCCGCGCTGACCGGGACCGCTCCGGCCCGGGAGGAAGCCCGCAGCCGGCAGGCGGGACCGCAGGACACCGCGATGGGGCACCCCGCCCGTACCGTCTCCCGGGTGCGCCTGCCCTTCGACACGGGCGGGCCGGGCGGACGGGGCGAGGTGTCGGTGGGCCTGTCCCCGGGTGTGGCGGGCCGCAACGAGGTGGGGTTGCTCGTCTTCGGCACCGACGGCCAGCTGAAGGACGTGGCGGAGGCGACGGTGCGGTTCGCCCTGCCCGAGCGGGGGATCGGACGGCTCGACGTACCACTCGTCCACCAGGGCACGGGCCGCTACACGGGGCAGCAGGCCCAGCTGTCCGTGGCCGGGCGGTGGCAGGTGACGGTGACCGTCCGGACGTCCGACATCGACCAGCGGGAAGTGACGGGGCAGATCACCGTCCGTCCAGCCGGAAACTGA